The genomic segment AAGACCTCAATTGCCTGCTTCAGGCAATCCACTTCCAGGGGAGTAGATCCCATGAGTTCTCCATCTGGTGTCAAAATCTTGGGGATGTTTGTTTCAATTCGAATATGGCTGGCCTGAAAGCATTCGACCTCTTTCATATGGATATGCTCTCCGGTGATAATCTTTGGGAAACTCCTGATGAGGCCGATTCTACTTTTTGGACCGAGAATTGTCACATCAAGCAGACCATCATCGGTTTTTGCAGCCGGAGCCATGAGAAAGTTCGCCGTGTAACGGGTATTGGAAATTTCCACAAAGACATTCTCCCTCTCGATGACTTGATCGTCAATTTCCATTTTGATTTTGAAGGGCTTTAATTTTAAAATGTGGTAAAGACTCCCCAGCGTGTAGGAAATATTCCCCAGTGCTTTCATCTTTAGGGCTGTGGCTCCAATATCCGCAACCAAACCCAAACCAAGTATGTTCAAATAGTAATAGGTTTTACCCTCTGTTGTGAAATGTCCTACATCAAATTTCCGTGTTGCACCGGTCTTAATAATATCGAGTGCAGGCTTCCAGTCGTGATGGTGCAAATCCATATCTCTTACAAAGGCATTGCCTGTTCCAACAGGTAAAACACCGATGGGAATACGGACTGGTGAGTCGTTGCGGTAATAGCCATTGATGACCTCATAGAGGGTACCATCACCGCCAGCTGCAATCACGCCACCATATTGACTAAAATCTGCATCCCTGGTGAGATCCACTCCATGGCCCTGATGTTCTGTAATTAGAATATCGTAGTCAAAATCGATTTCATGCAGATATGCTTCGATTTGAGGTAAAATTTTACCAGCGTGTCCATGACCTGCCCATGGATTGAAAATGATGAGGTTTTTCATAGATTCTTCTCTTGTTTGATTACAATGTGGTCGAATCAATATAGTTAAAAAAGCGTATGATTTTTGCAGATAATTCCCTGAGATGACTTGAGGCAGGACTTGATTGTGGAGGGCTCTTCATTTAGTTTTCATGGCTCAATCAACTCTGATGAAGCAAGCTTGATTTAAACGAAGGAAATATAATGGATCTACATCAAATACTTTCTGGTATTGACGTAAGAGCCGATTGGATCGGCTTACGTTATGTAAAGGAAAATACAGGATTTCGACTGATAAGGGATGGGAAACCAGAAGCCAATGCAAGAGAATCAAAGCAAGGTGTGATGGTAGAAGTATTGGTGAATGGTCAGTTCGCCTACTATGGCACCAGCCGTCTCGATAAACCAGGTATACAGGCTGCTGCCGAGAGAGCTGTTAAATTAGCGACTGCAGCAACCAAATATAGTCTGCACTCTTTTGGTGTGGAGGCACGACCAGTGGCAAAGGGGAGCTACAGCTCACCCTTTCAAACAGCCGCCGATGCCTTTTCACCAGGTGAGTTATCTGATTTGCTCATTAAAGCCACTGCAGAATTAAAAGTCTCAGATAAGGTGGTCACTACAAATGCCATGGCTCGTACCGTGGACACTGAATCTCATTTTGTCTCTTCCAATGGAAGCGATGTTGATCAGAAATACCTCATGGTCTCTGCAGATTATTCTGCCATTGCCCATGAAGGCAGTGTGACCCAGAAACGGACAGATGGTGGTCTCTTGGCCAAGAGCTACCAGGCAGGTATGGAAGTGTTCAATGAGGCTGATGTCCTGGCACGTTGTCGTAATATCGGTGCCGAAGCAGTTGAACTGCTTACTGCCGAAGAATGTCCAACTGGCACCATGGATCTTATTCTCGCCCCTGACCAGATGATGCTTCAAATTCACGAAAGTGTGGGTCATGCCCTGGAGATTGATCGAATCCTTGGTGATGAGCGCAACTATGCGGGTTGGAGTTTTGTCCGTTTGGAAGATTTTGGCAAGCTCCAGTATGGTTCACCCCTCATGAACATCACTTTTGATCCTTATGTGGAGAATCAATTTGCATCCTATGCCTATGATGACGGTGGTTTGAAGGCCGAGAAAGAGTTTCTTATCAAAGAAGGTCTCCTGATTCGCGGTTTGGGTGGCAAGGAAAGTCAATTACGCTCAGGAATCAATGGCGTTGCTAATTTCAGGGCCAGCTCATGGAACCGAGCCCCCATTGATAGAATGGCCAATCTCAACCTGGAACCAGGCAATTCAACCAGTGATGAAATGATTGCTTCTGTTGAGAAGGGTGTCTTTATGACCTCTAATCGATCCTGGTCCATTGATGACTATAGAAACAAATTTCAGTTTGGTTGTGAATATGGCAAGCTCATTGAAAACGGGAAACTGACCAAAACGGTTAAGAATCCAAATTACAGAGCCATATCCAACCCATTCTGGCGTAGCCTGAAAATGCTGGGCAATAGAGATACCTTTGAAATATATGGTACTCCATTTTGTGGCAAAGGCGAACCCAACCAGATCATTCGCGTGGGACACGCTAGCCCATTATGTCTGTTTGAAGGTGTGGAGATATTTGGTGGAGCCTAAGAGCTCTACTGGAGAACGCACATTTCTGATAGCTGAAAATATTTATTGAGGTACCCAATGGAAAAATTATTTAAACAAATTAACCAGACAATTATGACTGAGCTCCGAAAAGGTGAATGTCTGGGGCTGAGTTTTGGAGGCGAGCAATCGACCTTTACTCGCATCAATGCAGCTAAGGTCAGACAAATAGGCAATGTTGATGAGGCTGATCTTGGTTTTAATCTCATATTAAATGGCAGAAGAACCACTGGCAGCATCTCTCTTTCTGGTGGCCTTGAAGAAGATCTCAGCAGAGCACGGGGAGAATTAGAACGATTAAGGGCAGAGGTGGTTCAGCTACCAGAAGATCCATATCTGGTTCTACCTGAAAGCACGGAAACCAGTCGGAGTGAAAAACAAGGCGATCTGCCTGACGCTGATGCGATTCCTGGTATCCTGTTACCTCCCATGGGCGATGTTGATCTAACAGGTATCTGGGCTTCCGGTCGAGTTTATCAGGGCAGTGCCAATTCATCTGGTGGATATCACTGGTTTGCCTCAGATTCATTCTCCCTGGATTATTCACTCATTACCCCTTCAGAAAAAATGGTGAAAGCCACTTTTGCCGGCACAGAATGGGATCAGACGGCCTATGAGGCATTCCTGGCTGATTCAATTACCAAGTTGGAACTCATGTCACTGCCACCCAAAAAGATTGAACCTGGCGATTACAGGACTTTTATCGCAGCAGCAGGTGTCTCAGACATTCTCTCCATGTTTTCATGGGGTGGTGTTTCTGAGGCTGCCATTCGTCAGAGTGAAAGCTGTTTGGGAAAAATGCGCAATGAAAATGTCAAATTGAGTTCTCTGTTCTCTTTCTCAGAAGACTTTAGCTCAGGTTTTGCCCCTCGTTTTAATGGAAATGGGGAAGTGGCTCCAGAAAAGACTGATCTGATCAACCGGGGTGAGCTTGCAGGTACTTTGGTAAGTACAAGGACTGCCAAAGAATATGGTGTCGAATCAAATTATGCGTCAGAAGGTGAGAGCATGCGGGCTCCTTCAATGGCAGCTGGCTCACTAAGGGAATCTGATGTTCTGGAAGCCCTGGGTACAGGTGTGTATCTCTCAAACCTCCATTATTTGAACTGGAGCGACATGATCGGTGGACGGATTACCGGTATGACCCGCTATGCCTGCTTCTGGGTGGAAGCGGGTAAAATTGTGGCTCCTATTGAGAATATGCGGTTTGATGACAGTATTTATAGCTTCCTCGGTGAAAATCTGGAGGCAGTAACTGAGAAATTGCATATCAACCCCGATGTGGGGACCTATGACGGACGAGAACTTAGTGCCATTGTGTGTCCCGGGATGTTGTTAAAATCATTTTCATTAACCTTATAGGTGCCTATGCCAAAATCCACATCTAAACACCGCTATTTACTGATAGTCAATCCTGAAGCAGGGAGCCGCTCAACCATGAAGGCTCTGCCCGATATCGAACGCCTCATGCGAGCACGCCATGCAGAATTTGAATTCCACTTCACAAAAGAACGTGATCATGCCACAGAATTGGTAAGAGAAGTGGGCTCCGAATTTGATGTCATTGTTTCGGTGGGAGGGGATGGAACCATAAACGAAATCGTAAATGGCATGCCAGATCTTCACAAACCAATGGGAATTATACCCATAGGTACTGGGAATGATTTCGCGCGGAGTTGTTCATTGCCCATAGGCGATCTGGAGGCTGCAGTCGATGTTTTGCTGGCACACGATGCCAAAAATATTGATGTGGGTGAAGTAAATGGTCGACGCTTTATCAATGTTATGGGTCTTGGCTTTGAAGGTCGAGCAAATGACATAGGGAAAATGCTGCCCTTTCTCCATGGTACTCCAAAGTACCTTATAGCTATTGGAGGTACCTATCTGACCTATCGGAGGATGCCCCTTAAAATCAAATTCAACGATGTTGTTATCGATGAGAAGGTCTTTCTTCTGAGCATTGGAAATGGCTGGAATGTCGGAGGGGGTTTAAGGCTCACTCCCAAGGCGGTATTAGATGATGGTGTATTTGATGTGGGCTATTTGCAGAACATCACGAGGTTCAGAATCCTACAGGTGTTCCCAAAACTATATGATGGCACCATAGATACGGTCCCAGAGGTTAAAATGTACCAGACCAAAGAGTTGACCATTGAAAGTGATCGCCCCATACCGGCCCATATAGATGGTGAGTCATTTGATCCTGTTCAGAGGGCATTTAAGGTGAGGTTAATTCCAAAGGCCATAGAGATCATTGGAAATTGGTCAGCGGATACAAGATTTAATTGATAGATTGCGCAATAACCATATAGTATCAGAGGTGATTTTGATGAAACGTTTATTTATTGTGGCAATGGTTTTGGTGAGCAGTATGCTGATTGGGCAAGAGCTAAAGCCATATACCATGGGAGCACAAAGCACTGAAACCCTTGATGTAGTTCGTGACAAAACTGGTCAGGCTCTTAGCGCTGCCGGATTTACCATTTTAGGCCAATACCAACCTGCTCTGGACGAAATGAGATGGGTATTCATTGTTAATTCCCCTGAGATGATTGAATCAGTTCAAGCAATTGGTGGATTAACGGGATTTGCTGCCGCCTTACGGGTAGGTCTGACTGTTGAAAATGACACAGTAAATATTTCATATACAAACCCCATCTACCTGGGAAATGCCTATTTCCAGAAGAATTTTTCAGACGTTGAAGATAAATTTCTCCTGGTTCAGGAAAAGCTGAAGCAGGCCATGGTTGGTTTGGGTACGGTACAGGATGAAGCCTTTGGTGCAGAAGAGGGTATGACGCCAAAGGATATCCGCAAGTACCACTACATGTTCGGTATGGAATACTTCCAGGATGTGGTTGAACTTACAGAATTTTCAAGTTATGAGGTTGGAAAAAGCATTATTCAATCCAAGCTTTCCAAGGGTGGCGATACCGAGCAGGTCTATGCCTATGAAGTTCCTGGTCAGAAGCTGAAACTGTATGGTATTGCCCTAAGTGGTGAAAACGGTGAAGAACATTTCCTGCCTATTATTGATATCAGCACACCCAAACATACAGCGTTCCTACCTTATGAAATTCTGCTGATGGGTAATACTGCTGTCATGATGCATGGTCGCTACAGGATTGCTCTGGCTTTTCCGGATTTGACCATGACCACCTTTTCCAAAATCATGTCAACTCCAGGTGCCATAGAAGATTTGATGCGTTCGGTCACTGAGTAGACCGTGTGTTGGGCTAAAGCCCGCTTTGTTTGATCTCGTCGCAATCCCCGTCTTAAAAGACGGGGTAATTAAGAACTATTTTTTAACTCATAATTACCCCAGCCTTCAGGCTGGGGGTATGGAAATCAATATTTCAGGGCTTTAGCCCAAACCATTCAGGCCTGGTAATAGACTAGACTAGAATGCAATTTGAATGCACAATATAGGAAAAAACTAATGCAATACACAAAATTAGGTAAGCGGGGACCCAAAGTTTCCACGATTGGATTTGGAGCATGGGCTATTGGTGGAATGAACTGGGGACCCACAGATGATGAGGTTTCACTAAAAGCAATTCGCACAGCCCTGGATGAAGGTGTCACCTTTATTGACACAGCAGATGTATATGGCTTTGGCCATTCAGAGGATCTCATTGCTAAGGTTATCAAAGAACGGGGAAAAGGTGATCTCATCATTGCCACCAAAGCAGGCAATGACTTTTACTATGCAGGCGAAGAAACAGACAATGGCTATGGAGCCATTCAGCAGAATTATAAAAAGGAATATCTCATCGAGGCAGCGGAGAAGAGTCTCAAACGCCTCGGCGTGGAAACCCTGGATGTCCTGCAACTCCATAGTCCCGATATTGAAAAGCTCGAGTGGGATGATCCCTGGGAAGCATTGACAAGATTGAAGGAGCAGGGCAAGATTCAACATGCAGGACTCTCCATCCAATCATTTAAGGAATCTGAGCAAGCATACCTCCTTGAAAGACACCACGATTTGCTGGATGTGATCCAGGTTCGCTATAACCTCCTGGAGCGCAAGGCTGAAAAATTGCTCTTCCCAGAAGCCATTAAATATGGGGTGGGCGTTATCGTGCGCATTCCCATGTTGTTTGGACTGCTTAGTGGGAAATTTGATCGGAAGCGTGTCTTTGAAGGTGATGATCATCGCCGTTTTAATCTGGATGCTGATAAGCTGGATAGCTATTTGACTAAAATGGAGTCCATGGAAAATTTATATAGCCGTTATTCGGATTGGAGCCCGGCTCAGATTGCCTTACGTTTTGGAATTTCTCATCCAGCCTGCCATGTATCTATTCCCGGGGGAAAAACACCTGATCAGGTCAGAGAAAATTGTGGTGCTTCGGATATGCCTGAGGTCACCCTGAAATAACTGAGGGGAATGTGGGAAATACATACCAAAAAATCTTTATCACGGGTGCCAGTACAGGTATCGGGAGACAATTGGCTTTGGATTATGGCAAATCAGAGGCGGAATTGTGGCTCCTGGCAAGATCTGAAAGCAAACTCACCAGTCTCGCAGAAGAAATTCAAAAAGCAGGTGGAAAAGTCCATATTCTGATCTGTGATGCCACGGACGAACCGGCCTTTCTAAGAGCACTTGGGGTTGCCCAGGAGGAGTCAGGTGGTTTTGATCTAGTCATTGCCAACGCAGGATGGAGTGGCAAAATGAAATATCCTGGTGATAAGAATATTGAAGTTCTGAATCAGGTAATTGATTTAAACTTCCGGGCTGCAACTCAAACTTTGGAATTTTTCGCAAAATTCATGGTCATTGCTAAACATGGGCATCTTGTAGGGGTTTCCAGTATTGCTGGTTTTAGAGGTGCTCCAGGCTCTGCAGCTTACAGTGCAACCAAGGCTGCCCTGATTTCCTATTTGGAATCTCTCCGATTCTCTGTGCGCCCCTCAGGCGTTTTTGTAACTGATATTCGGCCTGGTTTTGTGAGAACTCCCCTGACAGACAGGAATGTGATTCCCATGCCCCTCCTCATGGATGTGGATCGCGCCAGTCAAAAAATCCGAAGAGCAATTGAACGAAAAAGGAAGCGATTCGCTTTTCCATGGCAAATGGCTGTGCTCATCCACTTGATAAAGGCTTCACCGGATTTCCTTTATGACTGGGTAGCAGGTCTCACATTTGGAAAGCAGGCAGTATCTGGCCGAACGGGCAAATCAGAAACAAATACCCCTGAATAAGGGGGAATAGACACGATTCTCAAACCATTAACCTCATTGGTGGGATATATGATAATGAAGAGTATCATCTTTCTTATAGACTCCCCGCCAATCCCTCCTATACTTGAACGATGATCAAGACTTTAGATAAATACGTTTTTCGGGAATTACTCACCCCGTTTATGTATTCGCTGCTGGTCCTGACCATGATCTTTCTGGTGAATTTCATCATTCGGGCCATGGATCGAATATTAGGCAAGGGTCTCTCCATCTGGGTGATTCTGGAGTATATCATCTTGAATTTGGCCTGGATCCTGGCTTTGGCCATACCACTGTCAGTCCTGGTGGCCGTCCTCTTAGCCTACGGACGCCTCGCCACAGATCATGAAGTAACCGCCATGCGCTCTGGTGGGATATCATTGCCCCGGATTATGGCCCCAGCCCTGGTATTCTCCATTCTGGTAGGGAGTTTTACGCTCTACTTCAATACCACAATTCTTCCTGATGTGAACCATCGCGCCAGACTTCTCGGATCAGATATCTATCGAAAACGACCCGATATGGACATCGTCCCGGGATACTTCATCGATGATCTTCCCGATTACAACATTCGTGTTAATGAGGTCACTGAAGAAGGTCTCAGCGGCGTCGTCATATTCTCCAAAAGCGATCTCAGAGAACAGGTCTCAATTTTTGCAGAAACGGGTCGCACTGAAACCATTGGTGGTCAGATCATCTTTACCCTTTACAACGGTGAAAAGCACCTGTTGGATCTGGACAAACAGGATGATTATCAACGTGAATATTTTGACTCAACCCGTCTTACCGTCAAGGTAAATAACCTTGAGCTGAAGCGTCGTGAATCCGCGGTTCGGGGAGACCGTGAAATGACGCCAGCCATGATGTACACCAGGATTGAAGAGAACAAAGAGAGATTTAATCGAACCATTGAGAGAATGAATAGCATCAGGCTAAAAAGTCCACTCTTTAATGGTGATTCACTGGTGGATATGATTGCGCTGATGGATACGATCAAGCGTATTCCCGTCCAGGAAAACACACCCACTGAAGCCAGAACCAGGGTTTGGAATCGCACTGTCGATAAACTTGAGAGCCAGGAGCGCCTTCTAAATAGCTATTTAAAACAGATCAATAAATATCTCGTTGAAATTCATAAGAAATACGCGATGGCAGTTACCTGCATCGTGTTTGTGTTGGTAGGTGTACCTCTGGGTATCATGACCCGCAAATCCAGCGGTACCATTGGTGTTGCTATCGGTATGTTCTTCATCTACTGGGCGGCCTTGATTGCTGGTGAGGAGTTGGCTGATCGCCGATACCTGGATCCTGTGATTGCCATGTGGGCTCCAAACGTTATTATGGCTGTAGTTGGACTTTGGATCAGCTTTCAGGTTTCCAGGGAAAGGACCGTCATCAATATTCTCTGGTTAAAGACCATTTTAAATCCTCAGAATTGGAAAATCCTGCGAAGTAAAAAAACTTGACAAAGTAAGCATTTACATAAGTGGGGTATCCGTCTATATTGCTCTCAAATTGTACGCTTAGGAGAGATTATTAATGTCACTTCATACCATAGTTTTAGTCAAACAAGTCCCTGATACATCCAACATATCTGGCGAGGTCATGCGCCCCGATGGAACGGTTAATCGAGCTCGACTTCCTGCCATATTCAATCCCGAGGATCAAGAAGCTTTAGAACTGGCCCTGCGCTTAAAAGATAAGCACGGAGGT from the Candidatus Neomarinimicrobiota bacterium genome contains:
- a CDS encoding diacylglycerol kinase family lipid kinase, with protein sequence MKNLIIFNPWAGHGHAGKILPQIEAYLHEIDFDYDILITEHQGHGVDLTRDADFSQYGGVIAAGGDGTLYEVINGYYRNDSPVRIPIGVLPVGTGNAFVRDMDLHHHDWKPALDIIKTGATRKFDVGHFTTEGKTYYYLNILGLGLVADIGATALKMKALGNISYTLGSLYHILKLKPFKIKMEIDDQVIERENVFVEISNTRYTANFLMAPAAKTDDGLLDVTILGPKSRIGLIRSFPKIITGEHIHMKEVECFQASHIRIETNIPKILTPDGELMGSTPLEVDCLKQAIEVFWK
- a CDS encoding TldD/PmbA family protein, with protein sequence MDLHQILSGIDVRADWIGLRYVKENTGFRLIRDGKPEANARESKQGVMVEVLVNGQFAYYGTSRLDKPGIQAAAERAVKLATAATKYSLHSFGVEARPVAKGSYSSPFQTAADAFSPGELSDLLIKATAELKVSDKVVTTNAMARTVDTESHFVSSNGSDVDQKYLMVSADYSAIAHEGSVTQKRTDGGLLAKSYQAGMEVFNEADVLARCRNIGAEAVELLTAEECPTGTMDLILAPDQMMLQIHESVGHALEIDRILGDERNYAGWSFVRLEDFGKLQYGSPLMNITFDPYVENQFASYAYDDGGLKAEKEFLIKEGLLIRGLGGKESQLRSGINGVANFRASSWNRAPIDRMANLNLEPGNSTSDEMIASVEKGVFMTSNRSWSIDDYRNKFQFGCEYGKLIENGKLTKTVKNPNYRAISNPFWRSLKMLGNRDTFEIYGTPFCGKGEPNQIIRVGHASPLCLFEGVEIFGGA
- a CDS encoding TldD/PmbA family protein; the protein is MEKLFKQINQTIMTELRKGECLGLSFGGEQSTFTRINAAKVRQIGNVDEADLGFNLILNGRRTTGSISLSGGLEEDLSRARGELERLRAEVVQLPEDPYLVLPESTETSRSEKQGDLPDADAIPGILLPPMGDVDLTGIWASGRVYQGSANSSGGYHWFASDSFSLDYSLITPSEKMVKATFAGTEWDQTAYEAFLADSITKLELMSLPPKKIEPGDYRTFIAAAGVSDILSMFSWGGVSEAAIRQSESCLGKMRNENVKLSSLFSFSEDFSSGFAPRFNGNGEVAPEKTDLINRGELAGTLVSTRTAKEYGVESNYASEGESMRAPSMAAGSLRESDVLEALGTGVYLSNLHYLNWSDMIGGRITGMTRYACFWVEAGKIVAPIENMRFDDSIYSFLGENLEAVTEKLHINPDVGTYDGRELSAIVCPGMLLKSFSLTL
- a CDS encoding diacylglycerol kinase family lipid kinase; its protein translation is MPKSTSKHRYLLIVNPEAGSRSTMKALPDIERLMRARHAEFEFHFTKERDHATELVREVGSEFDVIVSVGGDGTINEIVNGMPDLHKPMGIIPIGTGNDFARSCSLPIGDLEAAVDVLLAHDAKNIDVGEVNGRRFINVMGLGFEGRANDIGKMLPFLHGTPKYLIAIGGTYLTYRRMPLKIKFNDVVIDEKVFLLSIGNGWNVGGGLRLTPKAVLDDGVFDVGYLQNITRFRILQVFPKLYDGTIDTVPEVKMYQTKELTIESDRPIPAHIDGESFDPVQRAFKVRLIPKAIEIIGNWSADTRFN
- a CDS encoding aldo/keto reductase, whose amino-acid sequence is MQYTKLGKRGPKVSTIGFGAWAIGGMNWGPTDDEVSLKAIRTALDEGVTFIDTADVYGFGHSEDLIAKVIKERGKGDLIIATKAGNDFYYAGEETDNGYGAIQQNYKKEYLIEAAEKSLKRLGVETLDVLQLHSPDIEKLEWDDPWEALTRLKEQGKIQHAGLSIQSFKESEQAYLLERHHDLLDVIQVRYNLLERKAEKLLFPEAIKYGVGVIVRIPMLFGLLSGKFDRKRVFEGDDHRRFNLDADKLDSYLTKMESMENLYSRYSDWSPAQIALRFGISHPACHVSIPGGKTPDQVRENCGASDMPEVTLK
- a CDS encoding SDR family NAD(P)-dependent oxidoreductase; the protein is MGNTYQKIFITGASTGIGRQLALDYGKSEAELWLLARSESKLTSLAEEIQKAGGKVHILICDATDEPAFLRALGVAQEESGGFDLVIANAGWSGKMKYPGDKNIEVLNQVIDLNFRAATQTLEFFAKFMVIAKHGHLVGVSSIAGFRGAPGSAAYSATKAALISYLESLRFSVRPSGVFVTDIRPGFVRTPLTDRNVIPMPLLMDVDRASQKIRRAIERKRKRFAFPWQMAVLIHLIKASPDFLYDWVAGLTFGKQAVSGRTGKSETNTPE
- a CDS encoding LptF/LptG family permease; the protein is MIKTLDKYVFRELLTPFMYSLLVLTMIFLVNFIIRAMDRILGKGLSIWVILEYIILNLAWILALAIPLSVLVAVLLAYGRLATDHEVTAMRSGGISLPRIMAPALVFSILVGSFTLYFNTTILPDVNHRARLLGSDIYRKRPDMDIVPGYFIDDLPDYNIRVNEVTEEGLSGVVIFSKSDLREQVSIFAETGRTETIGGQIIFTLYNGEKHLLDLDKQDDYQREYFDSTRLTVKVNNLELKRRESAVRGDREMTPAMMYTRIEENKERFNRTIERMNSIRLKSPLFNGDSLVDMIALMDTIKRIPVQENTPTEARTRVWNRTVDKLESQERLLNSYLKQINKYLVEIHKKYAMAVTCIVFVLVGVPLGIMTRKSSGTIGVAIGMFFIYWAALIAGEELADRRYLDPVIAMWAPNVIMAVVGLWISFQVSRERTVINILWLKTILNPQNWKILRSKKT